In the genome of Natronorubrum sediminis, one region contains:
- a CDS encoding helix-turn-helix domain-containing protein — MATIARFSIPADDFPLGRIFDDLPNTTVEIERVVPTEQDLLPYFWITDGEQTDVQGFLTAEPAFESVTRVDALDGRELFRAHWNTDVEGVLTAILESKLTVLSALGTHERWTFEFRADDPDQISAFHRTCADYDIAVQLERLQSLAENQPTHSHGLTANQHEALLLAFNEGYYDQPRTTNLETLADQLDISRSSFSDRLRRGYYNLLENTIAHTYTANNAE; from the coding sequence ATGGCGACCATTGCCCGATTTTCGATCCCAGCGGATGACTTCCCGTTGGGTCGTATCTTCGACGATCTACCGAATACGACGGTCGAAATCGAGCGCGTCGTCCCGACCGAACAGGACCTGCTCCCCTATTTCTGGATTACAGACGGAGAACAGACGGACGTTCAGGGGTTCTTGACGGCCGAACCCGCGTTCGAGTCGGTAACGCGAGTCGACGCGCTCGACGGGCGCGAACTCTTCAGAGCCCACTGGAACACCGACGTAGAGGGCGTCCTCACTGCGATCCTCGAGAGCAAACTCACGGTGTTGTCTGCACTCGGTACGCACGAGCGGTGGACGTTCGAGTTCCGGGCCGACGATCCCGATCAAATTTCGGCATTTCATCGGACGTGTGCTGACTACGATATCGCCGTCCAACTCGAGCGACTACAGTCACTCGCGGAGAACCAACCGACCCACTCGCACGGACTCACTGCGAATCAACACGAGGCGTTGCTTCTCGCCTTCAACGAGGGCTACTACGATCAGCCGCGAACGACGAATCTCGAGACGCTCGCCGATCAACTCGATATTTCACGATCTTCGTTCAGCGACCGTCTGCGTCGCGGGTATTACAATCTCCTCGAAAATACGATCGCACATACATACACGGCCAATAACGCGGAATAA
- a CDS encoding HalOD1 output domain-containing protein, whose translation MSSEASRGGDDDSTTAFEYDVNSNETMIEAVLTAVSAVTNVPLLPSETDDSSTGRRESLPPLYNAIDPEALGSLTPDTADNTAEWRLTFSYAGCEVTVTDSETIHVSEHPIG comes from the coding sequence ATGAGCAGCGAAGCCAGTCGTGGTGGTGATGATGATTCGACGACAGCGTTCGAATACGACGTGAATTCTAACGAAACGATGATCGAAGCGGTCCTCACGGCTGTCAGTGCCGTGACGAACGTTCCGCTGTTACCCTCGGAGACCGACGACTCGAGTACCGGCCGTCGCGAATCACTACCCCCACTGTACAACGCGATTGACCCCGAGGCACTGGGCAGTCTAACGCCCGATACAGCCGACAACACAGCTGAGTGGCGACTCACGTTTTCCTACGCCGGCTGTGAGGTGACGGTTACCGACTCCGAAACGATTCACGTAAGCGAGCATCCAATCGGCTGA
- a CDS encoding geranylgeranyl reductase family protein gives MYDFVVVGVGPPGARFARRAAEDGYDVLALEKGQIGEPLACSGHVSTDIWDFTGEGARESLFQNEIYGARFHVDGPESDAYPFYKQEVASNVIDRVGLDRHLADLAREAGADVREGHTVTDVTEHRDRVTVVANGPDDTLEFEAKMLAGCDGPRSRVRETLGLPEPEELLHGVLAFSEEEDHQDFVDVHLTAPTFFAWRIPRGDAGVEYGLAAPPGVEVTKHFEELIDGYEIDVSHRCSGAIPIGPPDRVTSRRAFLLGDAAAQTKPFTGGGILYGMTSADHAAREIDPDRPTTLAAYEHAWREDLAREQTLGHLLRRAYSLPAPLQHVGLGALSGEIGVHMDRPTSLVSPAHLRTVLSRLLS, from the coding sequence ATGTACGACTTCGTCGTCGTCGGCGTCGGTCCGCCGGGGGCGCGCTTCGCTCGCCGGGCCGCCGAAGACGGCTACGACGTGCTCGCCCTCGAGAAAGGACAGATTGGCGAGCCACTGGCTTGCTCGGGGCACGTGAGCACGGATATCTGGGACTTTACCGGCGAAGGCGCACGCGAATCACTGTTTCAAAACGAGATCTACGGCGCACGATTCCACGTCGACGGTCCGGAAAGTGACGCCTACCCCTTCTACAAACAAGAGGTCGCCTCGAACGTCATCGACCGCGTCGGACTCGACCGACACCTCGCCGACCTCGCTCGCGAGGCGGGCGCAGACGTTCGCGAGGGGCACACGGTCACCGACGTCACGGAACACCGCGACCGCGTCACGGTCGTCGCCAACGGCCCCGATGACACCCTCGAGTTCGAGGCGAAGATGCTCGCCGGCTGTGACGGCCCGCGCTCTCGAGTCCGCGAGACGCTCGGTCTCCCCGAACCGGAGGAACTCCTCCACGGCGTGCTCGCGTTCTCCGAGGAGGAAGACCACCAGGACTTCGTCGACGTCCACCTCACCGCGCCGACGTTCTTCGCGTGGCGGATACCCCGCGGCGACGCCGGCGTCGAGTACGGCCTCGCGGCTCCGCCGGGTGTCGAGGTGACCAAACACTTCGAGGAGCTCATCGACGGCTACGAGATCGACGTCTCCCATCGCTGCTCGGGGGCTATCCCCATCGGCCCGCCGGATCGCGTCACGAGCCGTCGCGCATTCCTCCTCGGCGATGCGGCCGCCCAGACCAAGCCCTTCACCGGCGGCGGCATCCTCTACGGCATGACCAGCGCCGACCACGCCGCCCGCGAGATCGATCCCGATCGGCCGACCACCCTCGCGGCCTACGAACACGCCTGGCGCGAGGACTTGGCGCGCGAGCAGACGCTCGGCCACCTCCTCCGTCGAGCGTACTCGCTGCCGGCACCGCTCCAACACGTCGGCCTCGGCGCGCTCTCCGGTGAGATCGGCGTCCACATGGATCGGCCCACCTCGCTCGTCTCGCCGGCCCACCTGCGGACGGTGCTCTCTCGGCTGCTCTCCTGA
- a CDS encoding MATE family efflux transporter, whose translation MSGRQTAVVEFLARTLERFGVMEAKRFHPTAELAWPRIVTGFAIMSKQTADLAMVGIAVGTAGTAGLAFALAFWEVITMIGLGLAGGTVSLVSQNYGGEETDRASLVVTQSILLAVAVAIPVALVFLFFAGPLIGFFGADAAETQHGATYLTLVAPAVLFELLNLIASRTYTGVGDTFTEMVARAGGAVLNIVLSAVLIFGFDLGVAGAAIGTSVSTGFVTVVLAWGMLGYSYGALGMEPSPVPVTRSGPWLEPTLLRQIVEISTPEIGRRLAQGLVVFPLLWIAATFGPVVVTALEVGRRVRSLINSVNWGLSLASSSLVGQKLGSNDEEEAGAYGAGIIRLSAVCYTGLAVLMIVFAEPIASVFVGSAEEVALAATFVAVGGLSAIGEGIDGAAAGALLGAGDTRWPFVASLIGRYVFALPAAAIGLVTPLGIGGLYLALLLETSVPGGINYWLFRSGRWKAVSRQYRPSAETD comes from the coding sequence ATGAGTGGACGCCAGACCGCAGTCGTCGAGTTCCTCGCGCGGACGCTCGAGCGCTTCGGCGTCATGGAGGCAAAGCGGTTTCATCCGACCGCGGAACTCGCGTGGCCCCGGATCGTCACCGGGTTCGCGATCATGTCCAAGCAGACGGCCGACCTCGCGATGGTCGGCATCGCTGTCGGGACGGCCGGAACCGCCGGACTGGCGTTCGCACTCGCGTTCTGGGAAGTTATCACGATGATCGGGTTGGGACTGGCTGGTGGCACAGTCAGTCTGGTCTCCCAAAACTACGGGGGCGAGGAGACCGACCGCGCATCGCTCGTCGTCACGCAGAGCATCTTGCTCGCCGTCGCCGTCGCGATACCGGTCGCACTCGTCTTCTTGTTCTTTGCCGGGCCGCTGATCGGGTTCTTCGGAGCCGACGCAGCCGAAACACAACACGGCGCGACCTACCTCACGCTCGTCGCACCGGCCGTCCTGTTCGAACTGCTGAACTTGATCGCCAGTCGAACTTACACGGGCGTCGGCGACACGTTCACCGAGATGGTCGCCCGCGCGGGCGGAGCCGTGCTCAACATCGTGTTGAGCGCCGTCCTCATCTTCGGCTTCGACCTCGGCGTCGCCGGGGCAGCCATCGGGACGAGCGTCTCCACCGGCTTCGTCACCGTCGTCCTCGCGTGGGGCATGCTCGGCTACTCCTACGGCGCGCTCGGAATGGAGCCCAGCCCCGTCCCCGTCACCCGTTCGGGGCCGTGGCTCGAGCCGACGCTGCTTCGCCAGATCGTCGAGATTTCGACGCCCGAAATCGGCCGGCGACTTGCGCAGGGACTCGTTGTCTTCCCGCTGTTGTGGATCGCCGCCACGTTCGGCCCCGTCGTCGTCACCGCACTCGAGGTCGGCCGTCGCGTTCGGAGTCTCATCAATAGCGTCAACTGGGGGCTCTCGCTGGCCTCGAGTTCGCTGGTCGGCCAGAAACTCGGCTCGAACGACGAGGAGGAGGCGGGCGCATACGGCGCGGGGATCATCCGCCTCTCCGCGGTGTGTTACACCGGCTTGGCCGTTCTGATGATCGTCTTCGCGGAACCCATCGCGAGCGTGTTCGTCGGCAGTGCCGAAGAGGTCGCGCTGGCAGCGACCTTCGTCGCCGTCGGCGGCCTCAGCGCAATCGGTGAAGGGATCGACGGTGCCGCTGCTGGGGCTCTCCTCGGCGCTGGGGACACCCGCTGGCCGTTCGTCGCCTCGCTGATCGGCCGATACGTCTTCGCACTACCCGCCGCGGCGATCGGGCTCGTTACCCCACTCGGCATCGGCGGACTCTACCTCGCCTTGTTGCTCGAAACGAGCGTTCCCGGCGGCATCAACTACTGGCTGTTCCGCAGCGGTCGCTGGAAAGCCGTCAGTCGCCAGTACCGGCCGTCGGCCGAAACCGATTGA
- a CDS encoding FAD-binding oxidoreductase: MASTKKSPGENALAALPSGAVRSFETELSGAAILPADPEYERARGVWNGMIDRYPAIIARCSGVADVVSSVTFARAHDLPLAVRGGGHNVAGTAVCDAGLVVDLSAMRSVHVDRDAKTARVEGGATLGDVDRETQLFGLATALGAVSETGVAGLTLNGGYGHLSREYGLAADNLRSVDVVTADGEIVTASAEQNEDLFWGLRGGGGRFGIATSFEFDLHEVGPEVYSLFCWFHGDDTAAILEEFHEWSVDAPRDTSVLAFAARVPELEAFPEETWGEPAVALFGSYRGNLEGAEERFRSLRERATPIADLSGTMAYADLQSMLDEDYPDGLRYYWKSIFLTDLTDEVIDIVERYTDAAPSALSTIDLWHLGDAVEEVPQDASAFWHRDKPYMLTVEANWEDPVDDDANVTWARDVFAAVRTLPVAGGRYGNFPGLNEDPEKLRFGDNYERVVALTNRYDPDGLFGPIGGDESGTDTE, translated from the coding sequence ATGGCCTCGACAAAGAAATCTCCCGGCGAGAACGCGCTCGCTGCGCTCCCCAGTGGGGCCGTTCGATCGTTCGAAACCGAACTCAGCGGCGCGGCGATCCTTCCGGCGGACCCCGAGTACGAACGCGCCAGAGGAGTGTGGAACGGTATGATCGATCGATACCCGGCGATTATCGCCCGCTGTAGCGGGGTCGCAGACGTCGTCTCGTCGGTGACCTTCGCTCGAGCGCACGACCTGCCCCTCGCGGTTCGCGGTGGTGGACACAATGTCGCGGGGACGGCCGTCTGTGACGCCGGACTCGTCGTCGACCTCTCGGCGATGCGAAGCGTCCACGTCGACCGTGACGCGAAGACGGCGCGCGTCGAGGGTGGCGCGACGCTCGGCGACGTCGATCGTGAAACGCAACTGTTCGGCCTCGCGACGGCGCTCGGTGCCGTCTCTGAGACGGGCGTCGCCGGATTGACGCTCAACGGCGGCTACGGCCATCTGAGCCGCGAATACGGGCTCGCGGCCGACAACCTCCGCAGCGTCGACGTCGTCACTGCCGACGGCGAGATCGTAACCGCGAGCGCCGAGCAGAACGAGGACCTGTTCTGGGGACTCCGCGGCGGCGGCGGACGGTTCGGGATCGCCACGTCGTTCGAGTTCGACCTCCACGAGGTCGGTCCCGAGGTGTACTCGCTGTTCTGCTGGTTCCACGGCGACGACACGGCTGCGATACTCGAGGAGTTCCACGAGTGGAGCGTCGACGCACCGCGCGATACGAGCGTGCTCGCGTTCGCCGCACGCGTCCCCGAACTCGAGGCGTTTCCCGAAGAGACGTGGGGTGAACCCGCCGTCGCCCTATTCGGGTCGTACCGCGGCAATCTCGAGGGTGCCGAGGAACGTTTCCGCTCGCTTCGAGAGCGGGCGACGCCAATCGCCGATTTGAGCGGGACAATGGCCTACGCCGACCTGCAGTCGATGCTCGACGAAGACTATCCCGACGGCCTGCGCTACTACTGGAAGTCGATCTTCCTGACAGACCTCACTGACGAGGTAATCGATATCGTCGAACGGTACACCGACGCCGCGCCGTCTGCGCTCTCGACGATCGACCTCTGGCACCTCGGCGACGCGGTCGAGGAGGTTCCACAGGACGCGAGCGCGTTCTGGCACCGCGATAAACCCTACATGCTCACCGTGGAGGCGAACTGGGAGGACCCGGTCGACGACGACGCGAACGTAACCTGGGCTCGAGACGTGTTCGCTGCGGTCCGGACGCTGCCGGTCGCCGGCGGTCGCTACGGGAACTTCCCGGGTTTGAACGAAGATCCCGAGAAACTACGCTTTGGCGACAACTACGAACGAGTCGTCGCCCTCACGAACAGGTACGATCCGGACGGGCTGTTCGGGCCGATCGGCGGAGACGAGTCAGGTACTGACACCGAGTAA
- the ygfZ gene encoding CAF17-like 4Fe-4S cluster assembly/insertion protein YgfZ has product MSVIESIHTDHGATFGERDGRTVVEHFGRPDRTHRAVRNGVGLLEMAYGIVVVEGEDRLEYVDNVVSNRVPDEDGQGCYALVLDPQGRIEIELSVYNAGERLLLFTPPSKAEPLAEEWSEKVFIQDVEISVGTDDFAVFGIHGPKATEKVASVLNGAGSPDQHYSFVRGTMSDEGVSVIRTDAPTGEESYEVICAADDADAVYDTLLNHGLNAAPFGYRAFESLALEAGTPLFETELEGTIPNVLGLRVALDFEKGCYVGQEVVSRVENRGQPSRRLIGLTLEGSDGDPEAAAVPESGAAVFDGDASVGEVTRGGESPLLEEVVALAFVEYDLESTELTVRVDGEEVPATVTELPFVDGSDRSGRLPAYQ; this is encoded by the coding sequence ATGAGCGTTATCGAGTCCATTCATACCGATCACGGGGCTACCTTCGGCGAGCGCGACGGGAGAACGGTCGTCGAGCACTTCGGTCGTCCCGACCGAACACACCGGGCGGTCCGAAACGGGGTTGGCTTGCTCGAGATGGCCTACGGAATCGTCGTCGTCGAGGGCGAGGACCGCCTCGAGTACGTCGACAACGTCGTCTCGAATCGCGTGCCCGACGAGGACGGCCAGGGCTGTTACGCCCTGGTTCTCGATCCGCAGGGTCGAATCGAGATCGAACTCTCCGTCTACAACGCCGGTGAGCGACTGTTGCTCTTTACGCCGCCGTCGAAGGCGGAGCCCTTGGCCGAGGAGTGGTCGGAGAAGGTCTTTATTCAGGACGTCGAGATCAGCGTCGGGACGGACGACTTCGCTGTCTTCGGCATTCACGGCCCGAAAGCCACGGAGAAGGTCGCGAGCGTCCTCAACGGTGCTGGCTCGCCGGACCAGCACTACTCGTTCGTCCGGGGGACGATGTCCGACGAGGGCGTCAGTGTCATCCGCACCGACGCGCCCACCGGCGAGGAGAGCTACGAGGTCATCTGTGCGGCCGACGACGCCGACGCCGTCTACGATACCCTCCTCAATCACGGCCTCAACGCCGCCCCCTTTGGTTACCGGGCCTTCGAGAGTCTCGCACTCGAGGCCGGAACGCCCCTCTTCGAGACCGAACTCGAGGGCACCATTCCGAACGTCCTCGGTTTGCGAGTCGCCCTCGACTTCGAGAAGGGGTGTTACGTCGGCCAGGAGGTCGTCTCCCGCGTCGAGAATAGGGGACAGCCGAGTCGACGGCTGATCGGCCTGACGCTCGAGGGCTCGGACGGCGATCCGGAGGCGGCCGCGGTTCCGGAATCGGGCGCGGCAGTCTTCGACGGCGACGCGTCGGTCGGTGAGGTCACCCGCGGCGGCGAGAGCCCGCTGCTCGAGGAGGTCGTCGCGCTCGCGTTCGTCGAGTACGACCTCGAGAGCACGGAACTCACGGTTCGCGTCGACGGCGAGGAGGTACCGGCGACGGTAACCGAACTGCCGTTCGTCGACGGATCGGATCGCTCCGGTCGGTTGCCGGCGTATCAATAG
- a CDS encoding DUF6432 family protein, with protein sequence MRAKREYRDREETEVAILDALVDRVDDGMTVFELRADVEVDIDELESALATLNDDGLISVESNTSQTVIKPADRVVPDVPTDEEETQTIGEWLRERLPF encoded by the coding sequence ATGAGAGCAAAGCGGGAGTATCGGGATCGAGAGGAGACGGAGGTCGCGATTCTCGATGCCCTCGTCGATCGTGTTGACGACGGCATGACGGTCTTCGAACTCCGTGCCGACGTCGAAGTCGATATCGACGAACTCGAGTCGGCACTCGCGACGTTGAACGACGACGGACTGATCAGCGTCGAATCGAACACGAGTCAGACGGTGATCAAGCCCGCCGACCGCGTCGTCCCGGACGTGCCGACCGACGAGGAGGAAACCCAAACTATCGGCGAATGGCTCCGCGAGCGATTGCCCTTTTGA
- a CDS encoding DUF7093 family protein: MVLRCSLLGHDYGEIDVEREREERGSEVVVTVQEFEECARCGDRHVISENTEVTSLSAQTAADALPDEYDLESETPPTESPSEPPAETAVDAGDARGDIGGDVDDDAAEFIDADAGSEPAAPTAAGNDPAASAETPESTDELDVPTDENGEPITDDGEILEDEEPLPDRDREHGEWPDSDDVGPPVGAENEPNEWPDDGPVDGAGDERDGDDTADVDVDATDDGILLGEDAGDESESLAAASARSTTASTPTASDSNQTSQSDEPEATGSGIERAGSAPTPGESPTAERDDVPTEFYCPSCAYVAASDRASLRAGDICPECKKGYLGERER; this comes from the coding sequence ATGGTCCTGCGATGTTCGCTGCTCGGGCACGACTACGGGGAGATCGACGTCGAACGCGAGCGCGAAGAACGTGGCAGTGAGGTCGTCGTTACCGTCCAGGAGTTCGAAGAGTGTGCACGCTGTGGCGACCGCCACGTTATCAGCGAGAACACCGAAGTGACGAGCCTCTCTGCCCAGACGGCCGCCGACGCACTGCCCGACGAATACGACCTCGAGTCCGAAACGCCACCGACGGAGAGTCCGTCCGAACCACCGGCCGAGACGGCCGTCGACGCTGGCGACGCCCGCGGTGACATCGGCGGTGACGTCGACGATGACGCCGCCGAATTCATCGACGCAGACGCCGGCAGCGAACCGGCAGCGCCGACAGCCGCCGGGAACGATCCGGCAGCGTCGGCGGAAACGCCGGAGTCGACGGACGAACTGGACGTCCCGACCGACGAAAACGGTGAGCCGATAACGGACGACGGCGAAATCCTCGAAGACGAGGAGCCGTTGCCGGACCGAGACCGAGAACACGGCGAGTGGCCCGACTCCGACGACGTCGGTCCACCCGTCGGTGCCGAAAACGAGCCAAACGAGTGGCCCGACGACGGCCCTGTAGACGGCGCTGGCGACGAGAGAGACGGGGACGACACCGCCGACGTCGACGTCGACGCCACCGACGACGGAATCCTCCTCGGTGAGGACGCTGGCGACGAAAGCGAGTCCCTCGCCGCCGCGAGCGCCAGATCGACCACCGCTTCGACACCGACTGCGTCGGATTCGAATCAGACGTCTCAGAGCGACGAACCCGAAGCGACTGGTTCTGGCATCGAACGGGCAGGAAGCGCGCCGACTCCCGGCGAGAGCCCAACAGCGGAACGTGACGACGTCCCGACCGAATTCTACTGTCCGAGTTGTGCGTATGTCGCGGCCAGCGACCGTGCGTCGCTTCGTGCGGGCGACATCTGCCCAGAGTGCAAGAAGGGGTACCTCGGCGAGCGAGAACGCTAA
- a CDS encoding DUF5611 family protein → MKEYKMRRGEYLEERIPDMEASVKDYFGPITDTEEYKGSDLFVIGEPDNPVFEKVVAGTVEYSGKKDKLAVEFYERDPTELGPDELEAAADAVDAKNDFLLEATGRDAKSRRDSLKRSVEDDPDHDVDA, encoded by the coding sequence ATGAAGGAGTACAAGATGCGTCGCGGTGAGTATCTCGAGGAGCGAATCCCCGATATGGAGGCGTCGGTCAAGGACTACTTCGGTCCGATCACCGACACCGAGGAGTACAAGGGGAGCGACCTGTTCGTGATCGGCGAACCCGATAACCCCGTCTTCGAGAAGGTCGTCGCCGGGACGGTCGAGTACTCCGGCAAGAAGGACAAACTCGCCGTCGAGTTCTACGAACGCGACCCGACCGAACTCGGTCCAGACGAACTCGAGGCCGCTGCGGACGCCGTGGATGCGAAAAACGACTTTCTCCTCGAAGCGACCGGCCGTGACGCCAAATCGCGTCGCGACTCGTTGAAACGATCCGTCGAAGACGATCCTGATCACGACGTCGACGCCTGA
- a CDS encoding heme-binding protein: protein MERRQPPQTDEGWYVLHDFRSIDWDAWRDAPERRRTRAIEEGIEYLSAAESVADAEEGDSATFAILGHKADLLVLHLRPTLEDVDALERRFEQTALAEFTERTDSYVSVTEVSGYMSQDYFDDDAEVEDTGIARYIESRLKPEIPDSEFVNFYPMNKRRGPEDNWYDLPFDERAEHLSSHGDIGREYAGRVTQIISGSLGLDDFEWGVTLFADDPTDVKELLYEMRFDPSSSRFAEFGRFLSGRRFPPENLRPFLEGERIPQDGAGDAHPHAEGHGGHHGDSDAGHHGGDSSGHSHSGHHGESDSSHHGDSDAHGDDESGIRSELEDMDIYAGQPHGEDVHAVVLYSAADVEELFEEVDGLRTNFDHYDTHVKTAVYQPSEVGGESGENAVVSLWETERAANTAAGFLADLPEVVRQAGDDEADSWGTMGMFYTVKPDHRSDFTGTFEDAAGLLAEMDGHRKTDLLVNREDENDMFIASRWDSREDAMQFFRSDAFADAVEFGRDVLVDRPRHVFLA, encoded by the coding sequence ATGGAACGACGACAGCCGCCACAGACCGACGAGGGCTGGTACGTCCTGCACGATTTCCGGTCGATCGACTGGGATGCCTGGCGCGACGCCCCCGAGCGTCGTCGCACGCGAGCCATCGAGGAGGGTATCGAGTACCTCTCCGCCGCCGAATCCGTCGCGGACGCCGAGGAGGGTGACTCGGCGACGTTCGCTATCCTCGGCCACAAGGCGGACCTCCTCGTGCTCCACCTCCGGCCGACGCTCGAGGACGTCGACGCGCTCGAGCGCCGCTTCGAGCAGACGGCACTCGCCGAGTTCACCGAGCGAACCGACTCCTACGTCTCGGTGACGGAGGTCTCGGGATACATGTCTCAGGACTACTTCGACGACGACGCGGAGGTCGAAGACACTGGCATCGCTCGCTACATCGAATCGCGGCTCAAACCCGAGATTCCCGACAGTGAGTTCGTCAACTTCTACCCGATGAACAAGCGCCGCGGCCCCGAGGACAACTGGTACGACCTCCCCTTCGACGAGCGCGCCGAGCACCTCTCGAGTCACGGCGACATCGGCCGCGAGTACGCCGGCCGCGTCACGCAGATCATCTCCGGCAGCCTCGGTCTGGACGACTTCGAGTGGGGCGTCACCCTCTTCGCCGACGACCCGACCGACGTGAAAGAACTGCTCTACGAGATGCGCTTCGATCCCTCGAGTTCCCGCTTCGCCGAGTTCGGGCGGTTCCTCTCGGGGCGGCGCTTCCCACCGGAGAACCTCCGTCCCTTCCTCGAGGGCGAACGCATTCCCCAGGACGGCGCTGGCGACGCGCATCCGCACGCCGAGGGTCACGGCGGTCACCACGGCGATTCGGACGCCGGCCACCACGGCGGCGACTCGAGCGGTCACTCACACAGCGGCCACCACGGAGAATCGGACTCGAGTCACCACGGCGATTCCGACGCACACGGCGATGACGAGTCGGGAATCCGCAGCGAACTCGAGGATATGGACATCTACGCGGGCCAGCCCCACGGCGAGGACGTCCACGCCGTCGTGCTCTACTCCGCGGCCGACGTGGAGGAACTCTTCGAGGAGGTCGACGGCCTTCGGACGAACTTCGATCACTACGATACGCACGTGAAGACGGCGGTCTATCAGCCAAGCGAGGTTGGTGGCGAGAGTGGGGAAAATGCCGTCGTTAGCCTCTGGGAGACTGAGCGAGCCGCAAACACGGCCGCCGGATTCCTCGCCGACCTCCCCGAGGTCGTTCGACAAGCTGGAGACGACGAGGCGGACTCCTGGGGCACGATGGGCATGTTCTACACCGTCAAGCCCGACCACCGCTCGGACTTCACCGGCACGTTCGAGGACGCCGCAGGGTTGCTCGCCGAGATGGACGGCCACCGAAAGACCGACCTGCTCGTCAACCGCGAGGACGAAAACGACATGTTCATCGCCAGCCGCTGGGACTCCCGCGAAGACGCCATGCAGTTCTTCCGCAGCGACGCGTTCGCCGACGCTGTCGAGTTCGGCCGCGACGTTCTCGTCGACCGACCGCGACACGTCTTCCTCGCCTGA
- a CDS encoding PadR family transcriptional regulator: protein MRKSGPPKGLIAYLVLELLEEKPRYGYEILTEIREQSGGHWEPSYGSVYPILYKFEEKGWTDRLEREDEPDRKYFELTEAGYTELEERRERSTEKARDFADVILGYFHVYAAFSTDERFEIPDTDGEWRFDETCSAWIVEQVVRHHEHYFDTDFERIEATPEAFYERHGIDNGDDEGDRDGGDGRDEE from the coding sequence ATGCGGAAAAGCGGGCCGCCGAAGGGACTCATCGCCTACCTCGTCCTCGAGTTGCTCGAGGAAAAACCCCGGTACGGCTACGAGATTCTGACGGAGATTCGCGAGCAGAGTGGCGGCCACTGGGAACCGTCGTACGGATCGGTGTACCCGATTCTCTACAAGTTCGAGGAGAAGGGGTGGACCGATCGACTCGAGCGCGAGGACGAACCCGACCGGAAGTACTTCGAACTCACCGAGGCGGGATATACCGAACTCGAGGAACGACGCGAGCGCTCGACGGAGAAAGCCCGCGATTTCGCGGACGTGATCCTCGGGTACTTCCACGTCTATGCGGCGTTTTCGACCGACGAACGATTCGAGATTCCCGATACGGACGGCGAGTGGCGCTTCGACGAGACGTGCAGCGCCTGGATCGTCGAACAGGTCGTCCGCCACCACGAGCACTACTTCGACACCGACTTCGAACGGATCGAGGCGACCCCCGAAGCGTTCTACGAGCGACACGGCATCGACAACGGGGACGACGAGGGCGATAGGGACGGTGGGGACGGTAGGGATGAGGAGTGA
- a CDS encoding DUF3784 domain-containing protein has product MSTVATGSVLLVALVLAVLGVLIRNFGMVSLIGGYDPETVSDEAGLATFIGTNTLYVAGLTALVAIAEYTQPTGYRAIWLVHLVGVGLLTVRMIRGARRFETPA; this is encoded by the coding sequence ATGAGCACCGTCGCCACAGGGTCCGTTCTTCTCGTCGCTCTCGTCCTCGCCGTGCTCGGAGTGCTGATCAGAAACTTCGGAATGGTCTCGCTGATCGGCGGCTACGACCCGGAGACCGTCTCGGACGAGGCAGGTCTGGCGACGTTTATCGGGACGAATACGCTGTACGTCGCCGGACTGACGGCTCTCGTTGCTATCGCCGAGTACACGCAACCGACGGGGTACCGAGCAATCTGGCTCGTTCACCTCGTCGGCGTCGGGTTGCTCACGGTTCGGATGATCCGCGGCGCACGACGGTTCGAAACGCCCGCGTAA